A stretch of Arachis hypogaea cultivar Tifrunner chromosome 15, arahy.Tifrunner.gnm2.J5K5, whole genome shotgun sequence DNA encodes these proteins:
- the LOC112750898 gene encoding NF-X1-type zinc finger protein NFXL1: protein MSVQAQRDRRSRSRVPPQGGPRQEWVPRGSSTTTAVQPSNLQSDQNADSAGSSSNGADAVPVAAATAPVSTAPPAVVRHNRSNHGAVNQRREVEKGRSSGNQAGKGLKMRDSSLPQLVQEIQEKLMKGTVECMICYEMVRRSALVWSCSSCYSIFHLNCIKKWARAPTSIDLSAEKNQGFNWRCPGCQSVQLTSSKEIRYVCFCGKRVDPPSDLYLTPHSCGEPCGKPLEKEVFSNGGSKEDLCPHVCVLQCHPGPCPPCKAFAPPRLCPCGKKTITTRCFDRQSVLTCGQRCEKLLECGRHRCERICHVGACDPCQVLINASCFCSKKVEVLPCGDMTMKGEFTAEAGVFTCGSNCGRKLSCGNHMCNEICHPGSCGECDLLPRRVNTCCCGKTKLDEERKSCLDPIPTCSQVCAKSLPCGTHHCKEVCHVGDCPPCLVLVSQKCRCGSTSRIVECYKTTAENEKFTCEKPCGRKKNCGRHRCSERCCLLSNPNNNLSSEWDPHFCSMPCEKKLRCGQHACESLCHSGHCPPCLETIFTDLTCACGRTSIPPPLPCGTPPPSCQLPCSVPQPCGHIALHSCHFGDCPPCSVPVAKECIGGHVVLRNIPCGSKDIRCNKLCGKTRQCGLHACGRTCHPPPCDNLSCGVQGLPAPCGQTCGAPRRDCRHTCTAPCHPSTPCPDVRCEFPVTITCSCGRITANVPCDAGVSSSNYNADAVHEASITQKLPIPLQPVDPNGKKVPLGQRKLMCDDECAKLERKRVLADAFDITTPNLDSLHFGDNSVDLISDLYRRDPKWVISVEERCKFLVLGKSRSTTHGLKVHVFCPMLKEKRDAVRVIADRWKLAVSAAGWEPKRFIVIHVTSKSKAPTRVLGVKGTPTISAPLPPAFDHLVDMDPRLVVSFPDLPREADISALVLRFGGECELVWLNDKNALAVFHDPARAATAMRRLDHGTFYQGAVSVVPNVGATTTSSTTGAWGAGTMKEGALSVLKGNAWKKAVVQESSWREDSWGDEEWTTGSANVQQSAWKKEAPIAASFNRWNLLDHESGQSSSSTNVKKAEASGKNTESSAVLRLESHAAGSNEQGKRGGNLDATEASEVVDDWEKAYE, encoded by the coding sequence ATGAGCGTTCAAGCTCAGAGAGACCGGAGGAGTAGGTCCAGAGTTCCGCCGCAAGGTGGTCCACGTCAAGAATGGGTTCCCAGAGGATCATCTACCACTACTGCTGTTCAACCATCAAATTTGCAATCTGATCAAAATGCTGATTCTGCTGGTAGTTCCAGTAATGGTGCTGATGCTGTTCCTGTTGCTGCTGCCACCGCCCCTGTTTCCACTGCCCCACCTGCAGTGGTTCGCCATAATAGAAGCAATCACGGGGCTGTGAATCAGAGGAGGGAAGTGGAGAAAGGGAGGAGTAGTGGGAATCAGGCTGGGAAGGGGTTGAAGATGAGGGACTCTAGTTTGCCTCAGTTGGTGCAGGAGATTCAGGAGAAGCTCATGAAAGGGACTGTGGAATGCATGATTTGTTATGAAATGGTACGGAGGTCTGCACTTGTTTGGTCTTGTTCGAGCTGCTACTCTATCTTTCACCTCAACTGCATCAAGAAGTGGGCTCGTGCGCCTACGTCGATTGATTTGTCAGCTGAGAAGAATCAGGGCTTTAATTGGCGGTGTCCTGGTTGTCAATCGGTGCAGCTTACTTCGTCAAAGGAGATTCGGTATGTTTGCTTTTGTGGGAAAAGGGTGGACCCTCCATCTGATTTGTATTTGACGCCACATTCGTGTGGAGAACCATGTGGGAAGCCTCTTGAGAAGGAGGTGTTCTCTAATGGTGGGAGTAAGGAAGATCTTTGCCCTCATGTTTGTGTCTTGCAATGCCATCCTGGTCCTTGTCCTCCGTGTAAAGCATTTGCCCCTCCGCGCTTATGTCCATGTGGGAAGAAGACAATTACCACCCGTTGTTTTGATAGGCAATCTGTTCTTACATGTGGCCAGCGGTGTGAGAAGCTTCTCGAGTGTGGGCGTCACCGATGTGAACGCATTTGTCATGTCGGAGCTTGTGACCCATGTCAGGTTTTGATCAATGCCTCTTGCTTTTGTAGTAAGAAGGTAGAGGTTCTTCCATGTGGGGACATGACTATGAAGGGTGAATTCACAGCAGAAGCTGGAGTTTTTACCTGTGGTTCCAATTGTGGAAGGAAACTTAGTTGTGGTAATCACATGTGCAATGAGATTTGTCATCCAGGAAGTTGCGGGGAGTGTGATTTGTTACCAAGGCGTGTTAACACATGCTGTTGTGGGAAAACAAAATTGGATGAGGAACGCAAAAGTTGTTTGGACCCAATACCTACCTGCTCGCAAGTTTGTGCCAAATCACTTCCTTGTGGCACACATCATTGTAAAGAGGTGTGTCATGTTGGGGATTGTCCTCCATGCTTGGTTCTTGTGTCCCAGAAGTGCCGTTGTGGTTCAACATCCCGCATCGTGGAATGCTATAAGACAACAGCGGAGAATGAGAAGTTTACTTGTGAAAAGCCTTGTGGAAGAAAAAAGAATTGTGGAAGACATCGGTGTAGTGAACGGTGTTGTCTACTTTCTAATCCCAATAACAATTTAAGTAGTGAATGGGATCCACACTTCTGTTCGATGCCATGTGAAAAGAAGTTAAGATGTGGCCAGCATGCTTGTGAATCACTATGTCACAGTGGCCATTGCCCACCTTGTCTTGAAACCATCTTTACAGATCTGACATGTGCTTGTGGTAGGACTTCAATCCCTCCTCCACTCCCTTGTGGTACGCCACCTCCTTCATGCCAGCTTCCATGTTCAGTTCCTCAGCCTTGTGGCCATATAGCCTTGCACAGTTGCCACTTTGGAGACTGCCCTCCTTGTTCAGTTCCTGTAGCAAAAGAATGTATTGGTGGGCATGTTGTTCTTAGGAACATTCCTTGTGGTTCAAAGGACATTAGATGCAATAAGCTATGTGGGAAGACCAGACAATGTGGCTTACATGCATGTGGGAGAACTTGTCACCCCCCTCCTTGTGATAATCTATCTTGCGGTGTGCAAGGGTTACCAGCGCCTTGTGGGCAAACGTGTGGAGCTCCTAGAAGAGACTGTCGTCATACATGTACAGCTCCGTGTCACCCATCCACTCCATGCCCAGACGTAAGATGTGAGTTTCCTGTTACAATTACCTGTTCTTGTGGCCGTATAACTGCAAATGTTCCATGTGATGCTGGTGTCAGCAGTAGTAATTATAATGCTGATGCTGTACATGAAGCTTCCATCACTCAAAAATTGCCTATCCCACTACAACCAGTTGATCCAAATGGCAAAAAAGTTCCCCTTGGACAAAGAAAGCTGATGTGCGATGATGAATGTGCTAAGTTAGAGCGCAAGAGGGTTCTTGCTGATGCTTTTGATATTACTACTCCAAATCTTGATTCTCTCCATTTTGGCGACAATTCTGTTGATTTGATTTCTGATTTGTACCGGCGTGATCCTAAATGGGTTATTTCTGTTGAGGAGAGATGCAAATTTTTAGTGCTTGGCAAAAGCAGAAGCACAACTCATGGTTTAAAGGTCCATGTTTTCTGTCCTATGCTGAAGGAGAAAAGAGATGCAGTGAGGGTAATTGCAGATAGATGGAAGCTTGCTGTGAGTGCTGCTGGTTGGGAGCCGAAGCGTTTTATCGTAATTCATGTTACCTCAAAATCAAAAGCCCCAACCCGTGTGCTAGGGGTTAAGGGTACTCCAACTATAAGTGCACCCCTTCCTCCTGCATTTGATCACTTGGTAGACATGGACCCTAGGCTTGTTGTTTCATTCCCTGACTTACCAAGGGAGGCTGATATTAGTGCTTTGGTGTTGAGATTTGGTGGCGAGTGTGAGCTTGTTTGGCTGAATGACAAAAATGCCTTGGCTGTTTTTCATGACCCTGCTCGAGCTGCAACGGCAATGAGGAGGTTAGATCATGGTACATTTTATCAGGGAGCTGTTTCGGTTGTGCCCAATGTTGGGGCAACTACCACATCTTCAACTACAGGTGCCTGGGGAGCGGGGACAATGAAAGAAGGAGCACTATCTGTGTTGAAAGGTAATGCATGGAAGAAAGCTGTGGTTCAAGAGTCCAGTTGGAGAGAAGATTCTTGGGGCGATGAAGAATGGACTACTGGATCTGCTAATGTCCAGCAATCTGCTTGGAAAAAAGAAGCACCAATAGCTGCTTCTTTTAACCGTTGGAATTTATTAGACCATGAGTCAGGTCAAAGTTCATCTTCTACAAATGTGAAAAAAGCAGAAGCTTCTGGGAAAAACACTGAAAGCAGTGCTGTCTTGAGGTTGGAGTCTCATGCAGCTGGTTCAAATGAACAAGGGAAACGTGGTGGGAACTTGGATGCAACTGAAGCTTCTGAAGTAGTAGATGATTGGGAGAAGGCTTATGAATGA